Genomic DNA from Equus quagga isolate Etosha38 chromosome 10, UCLA_HA_Equagga_1.0, whole genome shotgun sequence:
GTCATCTGCATGGCCTGGACCTTGTCTGTGGCCATGGCCTTCCCACCCGTCTTTGATGTGGGCACCTACAAGTTTATCCGTGAGGAGGACCAGTGCATCTTTGAGCATCGCTACTTCAAGGCCAATGACACGCTGGGCTTCATGCTTATGTTGGCTGTGCTCATGGCAGCCACACATGCTGTCTATGGCAAGCTGCTCCTCTTCGAGTACCGTCACCGCAAGATGAAGCCAGTGCAGATGGTGCCAGCCATCAGCCAGAACTGGACATTCCATGGCCCTGGGGCCACCGGCCAGGCTGCTGCCAACTGGATTGCCGGCTTTGGCCGCGGGCCCATGCCACCAACCCTGTTGGGTATCCGGCAGAATGGGCACGCAGCCAGCCGGCGGCTGCTGGGCATGGACGAGGTCAAGGGTGAAAAGCAGCTGGGCCGCATGTTCTACGCAATCACActgctcttcctgctcctctggtCACCCTACATCGTGGCCTGCTACTGGCGAGTGTTTGTGAAAGCCTGCACCGTGCCCCACCGTTACCTGGCCACCGCTGTTTGGATGAGCTTCGCCCAGGCTGCTGTCAACCCGATCGTCTGCTTCCTGCTCAACAAGGACCTCAAGAAGTGCCTGAGGACTCACGCCCCCTGCTGGAGCACAGGAGGTGCCCCAGCTCCCAGAGAACCCTACTGTGTCATGTGAAGCAgcctggaggcaggcaggcaggcaaaaGGTCACCATGATGGGGCCAACTGAAAGGGAGAGATGGGGCCCCATACAAGAGTGTTTCTTTctgagctccagccccagccccttgAACCACCTGGAATCTAGGCACCTTTGCCAACACCTCCCCAGG
This window encodes:
- the GPR173 gene encoding probable G-protein coupled receptor 173, whose protein sequence is MANTTGEPEEVSGALSPPSASAYVKLVLLGLIMCVSLAGNAILSLLVLKERALHKAPYYFLLDLCLADGIRSAVCFPFVLASVRHGSSWTFSALSCKIVAFMAVLFCFHAAFMLFCISVTRYMAIAHHRFYAKRMTLWTCAAVICMAWTLSVAMAFPPVFDVGTYKFIREEDQCIFEHRYFKANDTLGFMLMLAVLMAATHAVYGKLLLFEYRHRKMKPVQMVPAISQNWTFHGPGATGQAAANWIAGFGRGPMPPTLLGIRQNGHAASRRLLGMDEVKGEKQLGRMFYAITLLFLLLWSPYIVACYWRVFVKACTVPHRYLATAVWMSFAQAAVNPIVCFLLNKDLKKCLRTHAPCWSTGGAPAPREPYCVM